In Heliomicrobium gestii, a single genomic region encodes these proteins:
- the cysS gene encoding cysteine--tRNA ligase — MRLYNTLSREKETFVPHKAGRVGMYVCGPTTYDYIHLGNARPLVVFDTVRRYLEYVGYEVAYVQNFTDIDDKIINRAKEIGEDPIAMAARFVEEYHRDAKALNVRPATVHPKVSNHMAEIIAMIRGLEEKGHAYAMDGDVYFSIPSFKDYGKLSGRSLEDLQAGARVDVNERKRHPMDFALWKGAKPGEPSWGSPWGQGRPGWHIECSAMSRKYLGDTFDIHGGGQDLIFPHHENEVAQSEACTGVAPMARYWLHNGFITVNQEKMSKSLGNFFTLREILKKFPGDVIRFYLLSTHYRSPIDFDDGKLEAAQKGLQRLRTSRRLLAETLGDGGKADTARPPELREKLAEQWLALKNGFREAMDDDFNTALALSMLFDLAREVNTFLHGAYGLTPEDRTLLQQVGEGFDELAGVLGVDLAEGAAAADDGAVDGLMNLLIGIRAEARKKKDWAMADRIRDGLKELGIVIEDTPQGARWKKS; from the coding sequence CTGCGACTCTACAACACCCTCAGCCGGGAAAAGGAGACGTTTGTTCCGCATAAGGCCGGCCGCGTCGGCATGTATGTCTGCGGCCCGACAACATATGACTATATCCATCTAGGGAATGCCCGGCCGCTCGTCGTCTTCGATACGGTCCGTCGCTACCTGGAGTATGTGGGCTATGAAGTCGCCTATGTGCAGAACTTCACCGACATCGATGACAAGATCATCAACCGCGCCAAGGAGATCGGCGAAGACCCCATTGCCATGGCTGCCCGTTTTGTCGAGGAATACCACCGAGACGCCAAGGCGCTCAATGTGCGCCCGGCGACGGTGCACCCCAAAGTGAGCAACCACATGGCCGAGATCATCGCCATGATCCGCGGACTGGAGGAGAAGGGCCACGCCTATGCCATGGACGGCGATGTCTATTTCTCCATCCCCAGCTTCAAGGACTATGGCAAGCTTTCGGGCCGTTCCTTGGAGGATCTGCAAGCCGGCGCCCGCGTCGATGTGAACGAACGGAAGCGCCACCCCATGGACTTCGCCCTTTGGAAAGGGGCGAAGCCCGGCGAACCTTCCTGGGGAAGCCCCTGGGGTCAGGGTCGTCCGGGTTGGCACATCGAGTGCTCCGCCATGTCCCGCAAGTACCTGGGCGACACCTTTGACATCCACGGCGGCGGCCAGGACCTGATCTTCCCGCACCACGAGAACGAGGTGGCCCAATCGGAAGCCTGCACCGGCGTCGCCCCCATGGCCCGCTATTGGCTGCACAACGGCTTTATCACCGTCAACCAGGAGAAGATGTCCAAATCGCTGGGCAATTTCTTCACCCTCCGGGAGATCCTGAAAAAATTCCCCGGCGATGTGATCCGCTTCTACCTCCTGTCCACCCACTACCGCAGCCCCATCGACTTTGACGACGGCAAGCTGGAAGCGGCCCAAAAAGGATTGCAGCGCTTGCGCACCAGTCGCCGCCTCCTGGCCGAGACGCTGGGCGATGGCGGAAAAGCGGACACAGCGCGCCCCCCTGAACTGCGGGAAAAACTGGCGGAACAATGGCTGGCCCTGAAAAACGGCTTCCGCGAGGCCATGGATGACGACTTCAACACCGCCCTGGCCCTGTCCATGCTCTTTGACCTGGCGCGGGAGGTCAACACCTTCCTGCACGGCGCCTACGGCCTGACACCAGAAGACCGGACACTGCTGCAGCAGGTGGGCGAAGGTTTTGACGAACTGGCCGGTGTGCTCGGCGTCGACCTGGCGGAAGGCGCGGCGGCGGCCGATGACGGCGCCGTCGACGGCCTGATGAATCTATTGATCGGCATCCGCGCCGAGGCGCGCAAGAAAAAAGACTGGGCCATGGCCGACCGGATCCGCGACGGCCTGAAAGAACTGGGCATCGTCATCGAAGATACGCCCCAGGGCGCTCGCTGGAAGAAGAGCTGA
- the cysE gene encoding serine O-acetyltransferase — protein MLARIRKDIQVIFERDPAAKSVWEVVLCYPGFHAILLHRLNHWLYKKGWVVLARFLSQVVRFLTGIEIHPGAKIGEGLFIDHGMGVVIGETAEVGDNVTIYQGVTLGGTGKEKGKRHPTIGNNVVVSSGARVLGSITIGDDVKIGAGSVVLKPVPPNCTVVGVPGRIVVRDGVNVRDRQLVDLEHNKLPDPVAEMIFCLQRKISHLEERIAQLEENHSESATLQHPQPGKGDVCSA, from the coding sequence ATGCTGGCTCGCATCCGCAAAGACATCCAGGTGATTTTCGAACGGGATCCCGCTGCAAAGTCGGTTTGGGAGGTCGTCCTCTGTTACCCGGGCTTTCACGCCATCCTGTTGCACCGGTTAAACCACTGGCTCTATAAAAAGGGCTGGGTGGTGTTGGCTCGTTTCCTGTCTCAAGTGGTGCGTTTTCTGACGGGCATCGAGATCCACCCGGGCGCCAAGATCGGCGAGGGCCTTTTCATCGACCATGGCATGGGCGTCGTCATCGGGGAGACGGCCGAGGTCGGCGACAACGTGACCATCTACCAGGGCGTCACCCTCGGCGGGACGGGCAAGGAAAAAGGGAAGCGCCACCCGACCATCGGCAACAACGTCGTCGTCTCATCAGGCGCCCGGGTCCTCGGTTCGATCACCATCGGCGACGACGTCAAGATCGGCGCTGGATCGGTGGTCTTAAAACCGGTGCCGCCCAACTGCACCGTTGTGGGCGTTCCCGGACGCATCGTCGTCCGTGACGGCGTCAATGTGCGCGACCGCCAACTCGTTGATCTGGAACACAACAAACTGCCCGATCCGGTGGCTGAAATGATCTTCTGCCTGCAGCGCAAGATCAGCCATCTGGAAGAACGGATCGCGCAACTGGAGGAGAACCACAGTGAGTCTGCGACTCTACAACACCCTCAGCCGGGAAAAGGAGACGTTTGTTCCGCATAA